In Paralichthys olivaceus isolate ysfri-2021 chromosome 13, ASM2471397v2, whole genome shotgun sequence, the following are encoded in one genomic region:
- the rorc gene encoding nuclear receptor ROR-alpha B isoform X3, giving the protein MMMRAQIEAIPCKICGDKSSGVHYGVITCEGCKGFFRRSQLPTVSYSCSRQSNCQIDRASRNRCQHCRLQKCLAQGMSRDAVKFGRMSKRQRDSLIAEVEKHRQQQQLQQQLRGDVQSVLSFPNKARQDRSPQLLQPMAPAYSYTSEAELLSCTTDVHPYLVYSANESQVSGMIYRNSGVSPTPRSQGRGDHNGHPEIRGFELRQPSHDLMAIHPFNPLEESYGIYPQSLRNIDELCASIVRSHRETSQYRVEELQALRWKLFSREEIQAYQSKSVDEMWQHCAIGLTDAVQYVVEFAKHIPGFRMLSQNDQIALLKTGSMEVVLVRMSRFFNTENNTVFFDGKFAGVEIFKSLACGDLITAVFDFAHDMCTLKLTEQQIALFSALVLINADRPCLEDRSRVQRVQRNVELGLTHILHRDNQESLMHKLYQRMAVLRSLCSLHMEKLRWFSQRYPLTAHSLFPPLYKELFASEAELLPGTTH; this is encoded by the exons GGATTCTTCCGGCGCAGCCAGCTGCCCACTGTGTCCTATTCCTGCTCCAGGCAGAGTAACTGTCAGATCGACCGGGCCAGTCGCAACCGCTGCCAACACTGCCGTCTGCAGAAGTGCTTGGCACAGGGCATGAGCAGAGATG CTGTGAAGTTTGGAAGGATGTCCAAACGTCAGCGGGACTCTCTGATCGCCGAAGTGGAGAAGCaccgccagcagcagcagcttcagcagcagcttcgGGGAGACGTCCAGTCTGTGTTGTCCTTCCCTAACAAAGCCAGGCAAGACCGCTCCCCCCAGCTACTCCAGCCCATGGCTCCAGCCTACTCTTACACTAGTGAGGCTGAGCTGCTGTCCTGCACCACTGATGTTCACCCTTACCTTGTGTACTCTGCCAACGAGTCGCAGGTGTCAGGGATGATCTACAGAAACTCCGGTGTCTCTCCCACACCCAGATCCCAGGGGCGGGGGGATCACAATGGACACCCTGAAATAAGAG GGTTTGAATTGAGACAGCCATCTCATGATCTGATGGCGATCCATCCCTTCAACCCTCTGGAGGAATCCTACGGCATTTATCCTCAGTCTCTGAGAAACATAG ATGAGCTTTGTGCCAGTATTGTGCGTTCCCACCGAGAGACCAGCCAGTACAgagtggaggagctgcaggctcTCAGATGGAAGCTGTTCAGTAGAGAGGAGATCCAAGCCTATCAGAGCAAA TCAGTGGATGAGATGTGGCAACATTGTGCCATTGGACTGACCGATGCCGTCCAGTATGTAGTTGAGTTCGCAAAACACATCCCAGGTTTCCGTATGCTCAGCCAGAACGACCAGATCGCACTTCTCAAGACAG GCTCCATGGAGGTAGTTCTGGTCAGGATGAGTCGGTTCTTCAACACTGAGAACAACACTGTCTTCTTCGATGGGAAATTTGCTGGAGTTGAGATCTTCAAGTCTCTGG CGTGTGGGGATTTGATCACAGCAGTGTTCGACTTTGCTCACGACATGTGCACTCTAAAGCTCACTGAGCAGCAGATCGCTCTTTTCAGTGCTCTGGTGCTGATCAACGCAG ACCGTCCATGTCTGGAGGACAGAAGCAGGGTCCAGCGGGTGCAAAGAAACGTGGAGTTAGGACTCACACACATTCTACACCGAGACAACCAGGAAAGTCTAATGCACAAG CTGTACCAGAGGATGGCAGTGTTGCGTTCGCTGTGCAGTCTTCACATGGAGAAGCTGCGCTGGTTCAGTCAGCGTTACCCTCTCACTGCTCACTCTCTGTTCCCACCACTCTACAAGGAGCTGTTTGCCTCAGAAGCCGAGCTGCTGCCAGGGACCACACACTGA
- the rorc gene encoding nuclear receptor ROR-alpha B isoform X2, producing the protein MEYEDPDVPPTDTPIKRAQIEAIPCKICGDKSSGVHYGVITCEGCKGFFRRSQLPTVSYSCSRQSNCQIDRASRNRCQHCRLQKCLAQGMSRDAVKFGRMSKRQRDSLIAEVEKHRQQQQLQQQLRGDVQSVLSFPNKARQDRSPQLLQPMAPAYSYTSEAELLSCTTDVHPYLVYSANESQVSGMIYRNSGVSPTPRSQGRGDHNGHPEIRGFELRQPSHDLMAIHPFNPLEESYGIYPQSLRNIDELCASIVRSHRETSQYRVEELQALRWKLFSREEIQAYQSKSVDEMWQHCAIGLTDAVQYVVEFAKHIPGFRMLSQNDQIALLKTGSMEVVLVRMSRFFNTENNTVFFDGKFAGVEIFKSLACGDLITAVFDFAHDMCTLKLTEQQIALFSALVLINADRPCLEDRSRVQRVQRNVELGLTHILHRDNQESLMHKLYQRMAVLRSLCSLHMEKLRWFSQRYPLTAHSLFPPLYKELFASEAELLPGTTH; encoded by the exons GGATTCTTCCGGCGCAGCCAGCTGCCCACTGTGTCCTATTCCTGCTCCAGGCAGAGTAACTGTCAGATCGACCGGGCCAGTCGCAACCGCTGCCAACACTGCCGTCTGCAGAAGTGCTTGGCACAGGGCATGAGCAGAGATG CTGTGAAGTTTGGAAGGATGTCCAAACGTCAGCGGGACTCTCTGATCGCCGAAGTGGAGAAGCaccgccagcagcagcagcttcagcagcagcttcgGGGAGACGTCCAGTCTGTGTTGTCCTTCCCTAACAAAGCCAGGCAAGACCGCTCCCCCCAGCTACTCCAGCCCATGGCTCCAGCCTACTCTTACACTAGTGAGGCTGAGCTGCTGTCCTGCACCACTGATGTTCACCCTTACCTTGTGTACTCTGCCAACGAGTCGCAGGTGTCAGGGATGATCTACAGAAACTCCGGTGTCTCTCCCACACCCAGATCCCAGGGGCGGGGGGATCACAATGGACACCCTGAAATAAGAG GGTTTGAATTGAGACAGCCATCTCATGATCTGATGGCGATCCATCCCTTCAACCCTCTGGAGGAATCCTACGGCATTTATCCTCAGTCTCTGAGAAACATAG ATGAGCTTTGTGCCAGTATTGTGCGTTCCCACCGAGAGACCAGCCAGTACAgagtggaggagctgcaggctcTCAGATGGAAGCTGTTCAGTAGAGAGGAGATCCAAGCCTATCAGAGCAAA TCAGTGGATGAGATGTGGCAACATTGTGCCATTGGACTGACCGATGCCGTCCAGTATGTAGTTGAGTTCGCAAAACACATCCCAGGTTTCCGTATGCTCAGCCAGAACGACCAGATCGCACTTCTCAAGACAG GCTCCATGGAGGTAGTTCTGGTCAGGATGAGTCGGTTCTTCAACACTGAGAACAACACTGTCTTCTTCGATGGGAAATTTGCTGGAGTTGAGATCTTCAAGTCTCTGG CGTGTGGGGATTTGATCACAGCAGTGTTCGACTTTGCTCACGACATGTGCACTCTAAAGCTCACTGAGCAGCAGATCGCTCTTTTCAGTGCTCTGGTGCTGATCAACGCAG ACCGTCCATGTCTGGAGGACAGAAGCAGGGTCCAGCGGGTGCAAAGAAACGTGGAGTTAGGACTCACACACATTCTACACCGAGACAACCAGGAAAGTCTAATGCACAAG CTGTACCAGAGGATGGCAGTGTTGCGTTCGCTGTGCAGTCTTCACATGGAGAAGCTGCGCTGGTTCAGTCAGCGTTACCCTCTCACTGCTCACTCTCTGTTCCCACCACTCTACAAGGAGCTGTTTGCCTCAGAAGCCGAGCTGCTGCCAGGGACCACACACTGA